CCCTTTCTTGCCCAATAAGGATTTGCCCCCAGCCATTTCTATCAACTCTGGAATCCAATTTCCCCCTCCCATTAAAGGTTCAGTCCATTCCAAAGCCACCACAGTCGGACGGTTATCTTCTGACAAGGTTTCTGTTTGAGAGACTATCTTTTGAACTCTTCCCTGTAATTGTTGTAAAACTGGTTCACAAGGAACATCTAATACTCGGGCAACTCGTTCAATGTCTGCCCAAACTTCTTTAAGTAAATTCGGTTGTAGGGAGATGATTTGAGGCTGACTGGAAATCAACAATGCAACCGCCTTCTCTACTTCTGGGAAACTGACAGCACAAACATCGCACTGATCCTGAGTAATAATGTGAGTCGGTTGTAGTTGTTCTATCACATCTGTTTTCAGTTCATAGATACTTACGGCTGATTGTAAGAGAGACTGCACATCAGCATCAATTTCCCGACTCGATTTCTTGGAATTCAACCTCGCTTCAGTACAGATGGGCAACTTGCCAACTTCCCTTGGATAGTCACATTCATGAGAGCGCCCGACTAAAGCCTCCATCAATCCGAGAGCCACGACAATTTCTGTGGCACTTGGCAACAGTGAAATAATTCTTTTATCCATTAGCAACACTCACTACTGTTTCAAGCAAATTAAAAATTTGGTTTAACTGTCCCACGCTGACTAGCTCATACTACCATAAAATCAAGTTAGGGAATGTGATACCGCACCACCATCAATCCACCAGCATTGAAAATTAAGAATGTCGTTATTGTGCTTCATGGTTGTGTAAACTTATGTAAGTAGTGCTAATGTTTTTGCGACAAATATATAAAATGGTTTCTA
Above is a window of Cyanobacterium sp. T60_A2020_053 DNA encoding:
- a CDS encoding cobalamin-binding protein; translated protein: MDKRIISLLPSATEIVVALGLMEALVGRSHECDYPREVGKLPICTEARLNSKKSSREIDADVQSLLQSAVSIYELKTDVIEQLQPTHIITQDQCDVCAVSFPEVEKAVALLISSQPQIISLQPNLLKEVWADIERVARVLDVPCEPVLQQLQGRVQKIVSQTETLSEDNRPTVVALEWTEPLMGGGNWIPELIEMAGGKSLLGKKGEHSPYLTWDTLSQADPEVIIIMPCGFDLERTRQESQMLTRHPDWNNLQAVKQGKVFITDGNAYFNRPGPRLVDSLEILAEIFHPDGFNFGYQGKAWQL